A region from the Lentimonas sp. CC4 genome encodes:
- the moeB gene encoding molybdopterin-synthase adenylyltransferase MoeB — MDLSQSELLRYQRHLTLPGFGETAQLQLKAARVLVIGAGGLGCPALQYLAAAGVGTLGIVDDDRVSRSNLQRQILYTDADVGQMKADVAAARLMAINPDINAVAHPTRLSVDNAIELISGYDVVLDGSDNFPTRYLVNDACVLASKPLVYGALYTFQGQASVFNYQGGPTYRCLFPVPPNPKDAPNCSEIGVLGVLPGMVGTIQATEVIKVLTGIGTPLSGKLLIFDALEMSQTVVQFKRVPEAANVTELTEVEFACGISSETASEEISAEALRAKLADGERPLQMIDVRESWERELCKIDSLHIPLKDALGQQVDLSTLGLRADLPTVVYCKGGVRSMKALKALKAHYGFSEIKSLQGGILAWGEQIDCKIQPY, encoded by the coding sequence ATGGATCTCAGCCAAAGCGAACTCCTACGCTACCAACGCCATTTAACGCTGCCTGGATTTGGTGAGACCGCGCAGTTACAACTCAAAGCCGCACGTGTGCTCGTTATCGGAGCGGGCGGCCTCGGCTGCCCTGCCCTACAATACTTGGCCGCCGCAGGTGTAGGCACCCTAGGAATCGTCGATGATGACCGTGTCAGCCGCTCAAATTTGCAGCGACAGATTCTATATACCGATGCCGATGTCGGCCAAATGAAAGCAGACGTCGCTGCCGCACGCCTGATGGCGATAAACCCGGACATCAATGCGGTGGCACACCCCACACGCCTGAGCGTGGACAATGCGATCGAATTGATCAGTGGCTACGATGTCGTGCTGGATGGCTCGGATAACTTCCCCACACGCTACCTAGTGAACGATGCCTGCGTGCTCGCGAGCAAACCACTGGTGTATGGCGCGCTGTATACCTTTCAAGGGCAAGCGAGTGTTTTCAACTATCAAGGTGGTCCGACCTATCGCTGCCTATTCCCCGTGCCGCCCAACCCAAAGGATGCCCCGAATTGCTCCGAAATTGGCGTGCTCGGCGTGTTGCCCGGTATGGTTGGGACGATTCAAGCAACGGAAGTGATCAAAGTCCTCACAGGGATCGGCACACCACTGTCAGGAAAGCTGCTAATCTTTGATGCCTTGGAAATGAGCCAGACTGTAGTGCAATTCAAGCGCGTGCCCGAGGCTGCTAACGTAACCGAATTAACCGAAGTCGAATTCGCCTGCGGAATCTCATCCGAGACTGCGAGCGAGGAAATTAGCGCCGAAGCACTCCGTGCAAAATTGGCCGATGGCGAGAGGCCGCTGCAAATGATTGATGTGCGTGAATCATGGGAGCGCGAACTGTGTAAAATCGACTCGTTGCACATACCTCTGAAAGACGCGCTAGGGCAGCAGGTCGATCTCAGCACCTTAGGATTGAGGGCCGACCTGCCAACTGTTGTTTATTGCAAAGGTGGCGTGCGCAGTATGAAAGCTCTGAAAGCCCTTAAGGCACACTATGGCTTCTCGGAAATCAAAAGCCTGCAAGGTGGGATTCTGGCATGGGGCGAACAAATCGACTGCAAGATACAGCCCTACTAA
- a CDS encoding potassium channel family protein, translating to MKHPIRNTIHQIADKTGKYTLFLICLLVTLILFPLVENESFGDICLNAWCLITMSSLAISLQDEKHNDKGSLYTGGFVFILIFISLINRILKSESGLKHYDLIDMILLPTVILFIVYVIWVILSSIFRKKQMGADELCGSIVAYILIGIAWALLYSFIELLQPNSFSFVSVTDGDLHAKGSALFYYSFVTLTTLGYGDILPVSQFARMVAYLEAVTGVMYTAILVAGLVGHIGSHKKEGN from the coding sequence GTGAAACATCCAATACGAAATACGATCCATCAAATCGCAGATAAGACAGGTAAATACACCTTGTTCCTAATTTGCCTTCTAGTTACGTTGATATTATTTCCTCTCGTAGAAAACGAAAGCTTTGGAGACATATGCCTCAATGCATGGTGCCTCATTACAATGTCAAGTTTAGCGATTTCATTGCAGGATGAGAAGCATAACGACAAAGGCTCACTCTATACCGGTGGATTTGTATTTATACTGATATTTATTTCACTGATTAACCGGATATTGAAATCAGAAAGTGGGCTTAAACACTATGATTTGATAGATATGATACTGCTCCCGACTGTGATCCTGTTTATTGTCTATGTGATTTGGGTGATTCTGTCCTCGATTTTTAGAAAGAAGCAAATGGGTGCTGATGAACTTTGTGGTTCTATAGTCGCTTATATCTTAATCGGCATCGCTTGGGCACTACTATATTCATTCATTGAGTTATTGCAGCCGAACTCATTCTCGTTCGTGTCGGTCACCGACGGCGATTTGCACGCAAAAGGATCGGCACTGTTTTACTACAGCTTCGTCACGCTGACGACACTAGGCTATGGTGATATTTTACCAGTCAGCCAATTTGCACGCATGGTTGCCTATCTGGAAGCAGTCACAGGCGTCATGTATACCGCAATTCTAGTGGCAGGCTTGGTCGGACACATCGGCAGCCATAAAAAAGAAGGCAACTAA
- a CDS encoding helix-hairpin-helix domain-containing protein has protein sequence MRICLSALISLCSLLLSATSWAETNTGVWEVLEDCRLVSDPNNDGDSFKVKHEDQTFIIRLYFVDCLETNEAYMDRVRDQARYFSIPAPDVIKAGQLAKAYTHKFLRGEFTVITQWADARGGKQKRFFGLVRSKSGEMLSEALVRNGLARIYGMPTKGRWPDGVMPRTHLSKLKQHERNAQRTRTGIWSDSPDSLQLAGLNALTADIENRDAAATPSSTKAVVVSTASRTGKLILNTASAEQLESLPGIGPALAASIIAARPIAAVDDLAKISGITLNKIDAFRNQVLTDEPPPPPQTAAFYLADIDSYLNKDATVIVASVAQSDLSAPDSFRAVLLDTANQNEAGGQIPALIPDEFYDSFIQYYQEPGRSFTGLLFQHNANTVLVYSRK, from the coding sequence ATGCGTATCTGCCTGTCTGCTCTGATTAGTTTGTGTAGCTTACTGCTTTCTGCGACTTCTTGGGCTGAAACCAACACTGGCGTATGGGAAGTGCTGGAAGACTGCCGCCTTGTCAGCGACCCCAATAATGACGGTGATAGCTTTAAAGTAAAACACGAGGACCAGACCTTCATCATTCGTCTCTATTTCGTCGATTGCCTCGAAACCAATGAGGCCTACATGGATCGAGTGCGCGACCAAGCTCGTTATTTCTCAATCCCAGCGCCAGACGTCATCAAAGCGGGACAACTCGCCAAGGCCTACACGCACAAATTCCTACGTGGTGAATTCACGGTCATCACCCAATGGGCAGACGCACGCGGCGGTAAGCAGAAACGCTTCTTCGGACTCGTTCGCAGCAAGTCCGGCGAGATGCTCTCTGAAGCTTTAGTTCGCAACGGCCTCGCACGTATTTATGGCATGCCGACCAAAGGCCGCTGGCCAGACGGCGTGATGCCACGCACACACTTAAGCAAGCTAAAGCAGCACGAGCGCAACGCTCAACGCACTCGGACTGGGATTTGGAGCGACTCACCCGATTCACTCCAACTCGCTGGTCTCAACGCGCTCACTGCCGACATCGAAAACCGTGACGCCGCCGCAACGCCGTCCTCGACTAAAGCGGTGGTCGTCAGCACAGCGAGCCGCACTGGCAAACTTATACTGAATACCGCAAGTGCCGAGCAACTCGAATCCTTGCCAGGAATTGGCCCAGCCCTTGCTGCCTCGATCATCGCAGCGCGCCCGATCGCGGCAGTCGATGATTTGGCAAAAATATCAGGTATTACACTGAACAAGATTGATGCCTTCCGCAACCAAGTGCTGACCGATGAACCGCCCCCACCTCCGCAAACCGCTGCATTTTATTTGGCCGACATTGACAGTTATTTGAACAAAGATGCGACCGTGATTGTTGCCTCCGTTGCACAGTCTGATTTGAGTGCTCCAGATAGTTTTCGAGCGGTTCTGTTGGACACTGCCAATCAAAATGAGGCGGGCGGGCAAATACCAGCCTTGATTCCTGACGAATTCTACGACTCTTTTATACAATACTATCAAGAACCGGGGCGCTCATTCACAGGCCTTCTATTTCAACATAATGCTAACACCGTGCTAGTCTATAGCCGTAAATAA
- a CDS encoding PPK2 family polyphosphate kinase, whose protein sequence is MSLTAYKHYRIQNGQNNKLSEIDASPWDDIPESKKEALKELNELNIRLADLQQRFHVDRRRKFLIVLQGMDTSGKNGTIRHVFRGVNPQGVHVSSFEKPTSHDLAHDYLWRVHKCAPANGEIMIFDRSHYEDVLAVRVNNLKPESVWKKRYRHINDFEQLLVDEDTIILKFFLHIDRDAQKQRLQERLDVPAKNWKFDQSDLVARAKWEAYEDAHEDVFEKTSKPHSPWYVIPANKKWARNLLVARIVVAQLEDLQLSYPKVNYDPSEIEID, encoded by the coding sequence ATGAGTTTAACAGCCTACAAACACTACCGAATCCAAAACGGACAAAACAACAAGCTCTCCGAAATCGATGCATCGCCTTGGGATGATATCCCTGAAAGTAAAAAGGAGGCACTTAAAGAGCTGAACGAGTTGAACATACGCCTAGCGGATTTACAGCAACGCTTCCACGTCGATCGCCGACGCAAATTCTTAATCGTCCTACAAGGAATGGATACCAGCGGTAAGAACGGCACCATTCGACACGTATTCCGCGGCGTAAACCCACAAGGCGTTCACGTATCAAGCTTCGAAAAGCCAACCAGCCATGATCTCGCACATGACTATCTCTGGCGTGTCCACAAATGTGCCCCCGCCAACGGCGAAATTATGATTTTCGATCGCAGCCACTACGAGGATGTCTTGGCGGTGCGTGTGAATAATCTGAAACCTGAATCGGTCTGGAAGAAGCGCTATCGCCACATCAACGATTTCGAACAATTACTCGTCGACGAGGACACCATCATACTAAAGTTTTTCCTACACATCGACCGCGACGCACAAAAACAACGCTTACAGGAGCGTCTCGATGTGCCCGCTAAAAATTGGAAATTCGATCAGTCCGACCTTGTCGCGCGCGCTAAATGGGAGGCATACGAGGACGCACATGAAGACGTTTTTGAAAAGACCAGTAAGCCGCACTCTCCTTGGTATGTGATACCAGCCAACAAAAAATGGGCGCGTAACTTACTCGTGGCTCGAATCGTCGTCGCACAACTAGAAGATCTACAGTTGAGCTATCCGAAGGTGAACTACGATCCGAGTGAGATCGAGATCGACTGA